In a single window of the Arachis hypogaea cultivar Tifrunner chromosome 6, arahy.Tifrunner.gnm2.J5K5, whole genome shotgun sequence genome:
- the LOC112755655 gene encoding uncharacterized protein has protein sequence MEPTFMRLLDLEAMHAPKFSQYMNAGELPVVADDEFIMGMEFSSREAMIKAMKDYIIRRGVDYQVYESEPTTFYAKCTQYSAGYDWLIRVSKMCKKYCWEIRRYNGNHTCTRATISHDHSKLGSNTIAEAIKPLVEVDPFIKVKSVITEVQSKFNYTVSYRKSWLAKQKAVESIFGRCEVSYEALPI, from the exons ATGGAGCCTACTTTCATGCGCTTGCTGGATTTGGAGGCCATGCATGCACCGAAATTTTCTCAGTATATGAATGCAG GAGAGCTTCCTGTTGTAGCGGATGATGAATTTATCATGGGAATGGAATTCAGTTCTAGGGAGGCAATGATTAAGGCGATGAAAGATTATATAATCCGTCGAGGCGTAGATTATCAGGTGTACGAGTCAGAACCAACAACATTCTATGCTAAATGTACACAATACAGCGCTGGTTATGACTGGCTGATCAGGGTTAGTAAAATGTGCAAAAAGTACTGTTGGGagataaggaggtacaatggTAATCACACGTGTACTAGAGCAACCATTTCTCATGATCATTCGAAATTGGGTTCCaacacaattgcagaagcaattaaGCCCTTGGTAGAAGTTGACCCATTTATAAAGGTGAAATCAGTCATTACGGAAGTACAGTCGAAGTTTAACTACACCGTAAGTTATCGCAAATCATGGTTAGCAAAGCAGAAGGCAGTAGAGTCAATTTTTGGCCGTTGTGAAGTTTCGTATGAAGCTTTGCCCATATaa